Proteins co-encoded in one Actinomadura luteofluorescens genomic window:
- the cysC gene encoding adenylyl-sulfate kinase, with translation MTAEAGLPDTLRDLPAWTPDPVELADLELVLAGVYRPLTGFLGSFDTAMVIAGGRLADGTPWPVPVTLSVPKELTGHERIVLQDPEGVPLAVLRVGEAWQDPTTQGLRLAGPLEALRAPAHGPFHRLRRRPDELDAFEGAVLAVATREPLHRKQLGQLRQVAERLAAKVLVLPLLGGEHDESLVRALLGVRKELPDGAQIIPVPLPARGDQERDVLLRAHVAAAYGATHLLAEREMAGTAVPLVVPEPWAYDADVEVWRPVARIEPDHVQAELTPERLNELLDAGEPVPDWFTPPAVAAELALARPPKRSRGITVFFTGLSGSGKSTVARGLADALVERGGRTVTLLDGDVVRRMLSAGLTFSRADRDLNIRRIGFVAAEITRHGGTAICAPIAPYAATRAEVRRMVSAVGDFILVHVATPLEECERRDRKGLYAKARAGQIPEFTGISDPYEEPDDADLTLDTARLSPDEAVAQVLDLLVGGGWVRAE, from the coding sequence GTGACCGCCGAAGCCGGCCTTCCCGACACGCTGCGCGACCTGCCCGCCTGGACCCCGGACCCGGTCGAGCTCGCCGACCTCGAACTCGTCCTCGCGGGGGTGTACCGCCCGCTGACGGGCTTCCTCGGCTCGTTCGACACCGCCATGGTGATCGCCGGAGGACGGCTCGCGGACGGCACCCCGTGGCCGGTCCCGGTCACGCTCTCGGTCCCCAAGGAGCTGACCGGCCACGAGCGGATCGTCCTGCAGGACCCCGAGGGCGTGCCGCTCGCGGTGCTGCGGGTCGGCGAGGCGTGGCAGGACCCGACGACCCAGGGGTTGCGGCTCGCCGGGCCGCTGGAGGCCCTCCGCGCCCCCGCGCACGGACCGTTCCACCGCCTGCGCCGCCGCCCGGACGAGCTCGACGCGTTCGAGGGCGCCGTGCTCGCGGTGGCCACCCGCGAGCCCCTGCACCGCAAGCAGCTCGGCCAGCTCCGCCAGGTCGCCGAGCGGCTCGCCGCGAAGGTCCTCGTCCTGCCGCTGCTGGGCGGCGAGCACGACGAGTCCCTCGTCCGGGCGCTGCTCGGCGTGCGCAAGGAGCTGCCGGACGGCGCCCAGATCATCCCCGTGCCCCTGCCGGCGCGCGGCGACCAGGAGCGCGACGTCCTGCTCCGCGCGCACGTCGCCGCCGCCTACGGGGCCACCCACCTGCTCGCCGAGCGGGAGATGGCCGGCACCGCCGTCCCGCTCGTCGTCCCGGAGCCGTGGGCCTACGACGCCGACGTGGAGGTCTGGCGGCCCGTCGCGCGCATCGAGCCCGACCACGTCCAGGCGGAGCTGACCCCCGAGCGGCTGAACGAGCTGCTGGACGCGGGCGAGCCCGTCCCCGACTGGTTCACCCCGCCCGCCGTCGCCGCCGAGCTGGCGCTGGCGCGCCCCCCGAAGCGCTCGCGCGGCATCACGGTGTTCTTCACCGGCCTGTCCGGCTCCGGGAAGTCCACGGTCGCGCGCGGCCTGGCCGACGCGCTGGTGGAGCGCGGCGGCCGGACGGTCACGCTGCTGGACGGCGACGTCGTCCGGCGGATGCTGTCGGCGGGCCTGACGTTCTCCCGCGCCGACCGCGACCTCAACATCCGCCGCATCGGCTTCGTCGCCGCCGAGATCACCCGGCACGGCGGCACCGCGATCTGCGCGCCGATCGCCCCCTACGCGGCCACCCGCGCCGAGGTGCGGCGGATGGTGTCCGCCGTGGGCGACTTCATCCTCGTGCACGTGGCGACGCCGCTGGAGGAGTGCGAGCGGCGCGACCGCAAGGGCCTGTACGCCAAGGCCCGCGCCGGGCAGATCCCCGAGTTCACCGGCATCTCCGACCCCTACGAGGAGCCGGACGACGCCGACCTGACGCTCGACACCGCGCGGCTGTCACCGGACGAGGCGGTCGCCCAGGTCCTCGATCTGCTGGTCGGCGGCGGCTGGGTGCGGGCGGAGTAG
- a CDS encoding sulfite exporter TauE/SafE family protein has protein sequence MDFDWTMALGSFLVAIIVGLTGMGGGALMTPMLVTFFGVSPLAAVSSDLVAAAVMKPVGSAVHYRQGTINMRLVGWLCAGSVPAAFSGVLLARALGHGHSVENVIGKAMGAALMIAAVGLVLRGYLAHRGRGGPAADGDRTPEIMVRPVPTVLIGVVGGLVVGITSVGSGSLIIVALLALYPALKANQLVGTDLLQAVPLVFAAAIGHLLFGDFRMEVTAALLAGSVPGVYLGSKISSRAPSALIRRVLALVLVASSLKMFGVAPAPLAWIMVVLTAATVAAWLVLRQRTAPRRDTLPSPVVSPGVAGASGEQSERGPTMAA, from the coding sequence ATGGACTTCGATTGGACGATGGCGCTCGGCTCGTTCCTCGTCGCCATCATCGTGGGGCTGACCGGCATGGGCGGCGGCGCCCTGATGACGCCGATGCTCGTGACCTTCTTCGGAGTGAGCCCGCTCGCCGCCGTGTCCAGCGACCTGGTCGCCGCCGCCGTGATGAAACCGGTGGGCAGCGCCGTCCACTACCGGCAGGGCACGATCAACATGCGGCTGGTGGGCTGGCTGTGCGCCGGCTCGGTGCCCGCCGCGTTCTCCGGCGTCCTGCTGGCCCGCGCGCTCGGCCACGGCCACTCCGTCGAGAACGTCATCGGCAAGGCGATGGGCGCCGCCCTGATGATCGCGGCCGTGGGCCTGGTGCTGCGCGGCTACCTCGCCCACCGGGGACGCGGCGGACCCGCCGCGGACGGCGACCGCACCCCCGAGATCATGGTCCGGCCCGTCCCGACCGTGCTGATCGGCGTCGTCGGCGGCCTCGTCGTCGGCATCACCTCGGTCGGCTCCGGCTCCCTCATCATCGTCGCGCTGCTCGCCCTCTACCCGGCGCTCAAGGCCAACCAGCTCGTCGGCACCGACCTGCTCCAGGCCGTCCCGCTGGTCTTCGCGGCCGCCATCGGCCACCTGCTGTTCGGCGACTTCCGCATGGAGGTCACCGCCGCGCTGCTCGCCGGGTCCGTCCCCGGCGTCTACCTCGGCTCCAAGATCTCCTCCCGGGCCCCGAGCGCCCTGATCCGGCGGGTGCTGGCCCTCGTGCTGGTCGCCTCCTCGCTGAAGATGTTCGGCGTCGCGCCCGCCCCGCTCGCCTGGATCATGGTCGTCCTCACCGCCGCCACGGTCGCCGCCTGGCTCGTCCTTCGCCAACGGACCGCGCCGCGCCGGGATACGCTGCCCTCTCCGGTCGTTTCCCCCGGCGTCGCCGGTGCCTCAGGAGAGCAGAGCGAACGTGGACCCACGATGGCCGCATGA